Proteins encoded by one window of Streptomyces sp. NBC_01477:
- a CDS encoding potassium channel family protein, with amino-acid sequence MRVAIAGAGAVGRSIAAELLENGHEVLLVDKNPTSISVERVPQAEWLLADACEITSLDEAALQRCNVVIAATGDDKVNLVVSLLAKTEYGVPRVVARVNNPKNEWLFNESWGVDVAVSTPRLMSALVEEAVSVGDLVRLLRFSQGDANLVELTLPEEAALVGTRVGDVEWPQDTSLVTIIRGNRVLTPSKDDALEAGDELLFVAAPHREEQLEDLLSLRGGAVGGS; translated from the coding sequence ATGAGGGTGGCCATCGCCGGGGCCGGCGCGGTCGGCCGGTCCATCGCGGCCGAACTGCTGGAGAACGGGCACGAGGTGCTGCTCGTCGACAAGAATCCGACCTCCATCTCGGTCGAGCGGGTGCCGCAGGCCGAATGGCTGCTGGCCGACGCGTGCGAGATCACCTCGCTCGACGAGGCGGCGCTCCAGCGCTGCAATGTGGTGATCGCCGCGACCGGCGACGACAAGGTCAACCTGGTGGTGTCGCTGCTCGCCAAGACGGAGTACGGCGTGCCGCGGGTCGTCGCCCGGGTGAACAACCCGAAGAACGAATGGCTGTTCAACGAGTCGTGGGGCGTGGACGTCGCCGTCTCGACACCGCGGCTGATGTCGGCCCTGGTCGAGGAGGCGGTGAGCGTCGGCGACCTGGTCCGGCTGCTGCGCTTCAGCCAGGGTGACGCGAATCTCGTGGAGTTGACGCTGCCCGAGGAGGCCGCGCTGGTCGGTACCCGGGTCGGTGACGTGGAGTGGCCGCAGGACACCTCGCTGGTCACCATCATCCGCGGCAACCGGGTGCTCACCCCGTCGAAGGACGACGCGCTGGAGGCCGGCGACGAGCTGCTGTTCGTGGCGGCGCCGCACCGGGAGGAGCAGTTGGAGGACCTGCTGTCCCTGCGCGGGGGCGCCGTCGGCGGGAGCTGA
- a CDS encoding DUF3159 domain-containing protein, whose amino-acid sequence MASIDNTDHDNNTDTTGSAPQRPGDDAGVRAATEAALLDAFGGVLGMVETTVPGLIFVVIYTINHDIKSSALAALALSVVLGVARLVRKDTLKHAFSGVFGIAFGALFAMMSGNAKNFYLPGMLYTLGLGVAYVVSAAAGFPLLGLILGPVFKENLSWRTRNPGRLRAYTKASWAWGLILLAKSAILFPLYWWGNATQLGWVKVALGIPPFLLSVYLTWIFLVKAPAPIDVIAEMEAAEEERKAEKERAKAEKAAAEQTVK is encoded by the coding sequence GTGGCGTCGATCGACAACACGGATCACGACAACAACACGGACACCACGGGAAGCGCGCCGCAGCGGCCGGGCGACGACGCCGGGGTCAGGGCGGCCACCGAGGCCGCCCTGCTCGACGCCTTCGGCGGCGTCCTCGGCATGGTGGAGACCACCGTGCCCGGGCTGATCTTCGTGGTGATCTACACCATCAACCACGACATCAAGTCCTCCGCGCTCGCCGCGCTGGCGCTGTCCGTGGTACTGGGCGTTGCCCGGCTGGTCCGCAAGGACACCCTCAAGCACGCCTTCAGCGGCGTCTTCGGCATCGCCTTCGGCGCGCTGTTCGCGATGATGTCGGGCAACGCGAAGAACTTCTATCTGCCCGGCATGCTCTACACCCTCGGCCTGGGCGTCGCCTACGTCGTCTCCGCGGCGGCCGGCTTCCCGCTGCTCGGCCTGATCCTCGGCCCGGTGTTCAAGGAGAACCTGTCCTGGCGCACCCGCAACCCCGGGCGGCTGCGCGCGTACACCAAGGCCAGCTGGGCCTGGGGCCTGATCCTGCTGGCCAAGTCGGCGATCCTCTTCCCGCTCTACTGGTGGGGCAACGCCACCCAGCTGGGCTGGGTCAAGGTCGCGCTCGGCATCCCGCCCTTCCTGCTGTCGGTCTACCTCACCTGGATCTTCCTGGTGAAGGCGCCGGCCCCGATCGATGTGATCGCGGAGATGGAGGCGGCGGAGGAGGAGCGCAAGGCCGAGAAGGAGCGGGCCAAGGCCGAGAAGGCGGCGGCCGAGCAGACGGTCAAGTAG
- a CDS encoding OB-fold nucleic acid binding domain-containing protein: MSGAIRAERPAGRFRRMLDRLSSSQEQLHSEELQEETRAVGCTRIKDCSDRQIVSVTGTLRTVTLRPRAGVPALEAELFDGSAALDVVWLGRRSITGIEPGRRIIASGRISMNHGRPVLFNPKYELRPVGQE; the protein is encoded by the coding sequence ATGAGTGGTGCTATCCGTGCAGAGCGACCCGCGGGCCGTTTCCGACGCATGCTCGACCGTCTGTCCTCCTCGCAGGAGCAGCTGCACTCCGAGGAATTGCAGGAGGAGACCAGGGCCGTCGGCTGCACCCGGATCAAGGACTGCTCCGACCGCCAGATCGTGTCGGTCACCGGTACGCTGCGTACGGTCACGCTGCGTCCCCGGGCAGGCGTGCCCGCGCTGGAGGCGGAGCTGTTCGACGGGTCGGCCGCGCTGGACGTGGTCTGGCTCGGCCGCCGCAGTATCACCGGTATCGAACCCGGCCGCCGGATCATAGCCTCCGGCCGGATCTCCATGAATCATGGCCGTCCGGTGCTGTTCAACCCCAAGTACGAACTGCGTCCGGTCGGACAGGAGTAG
- a CDS encoding response regulator, with amino-acid sequence MYRVLVVDDEPQIVRALVINLRARSYEVDAAHDGAAALRVAAARHPDVVVLDLGLPDMDGVEVIRGLRGWTRVPIIVLSARHASDEKVEALDAGADDYVTKPFGMDELLARLRAAVRRATPTGPEDDASAVETETFTVDLAARKVHRGGADVRLTPTEWHLLEVLVRNPGRLVSQKQLLQEVWGPAYGTESNYLRVYMAQLRRKLEADPARPRHFITEPGMGYRFEA; translated from the coding sequence ATGTACCGGGTGCTGGTGGTGGACGACGAACCGCAGATCGTCAGGGCGCTGGTGATCAACCTGCGGGCGCGGTCCTACGAGGTCGACGCCGCGCACGACGGCGCGGCGGCGCTGCGGGTGGCCGCGGCCCGGCACCCCGACGTGGTGGTGCTCGACCTCGGGCTGCCCGACATGGACGGCGTCGAGGTGATCCGCGGGCTGCGCGGCTGGACCCGGGTGCCGATCATCGTGCTGTCCGCCCGGCACGCCTCCGACGAGAAGGTCGAGGCGCTGGACGCGGGCGCCGACGACTACGTGACCAAGCCGTTCGGCATGGACGAGCTGCTGGCCCGGCTGCGGGCCGCGGTCCGGCGCGCCACCCCGACCGGGCCGGAGGACGACGCCTCCGCGGTGGAGACCGAGACCTTCACCGTGGACCTGGCGGCCCGCAAGGTCCACCGCGGCGGCGCCGACGTACGCCTCACACCCACCGAGTGGCATCTGCTGGAGGTGCTGGTGCGCAACCCCGGCCGGCTGGTCTCGCAGAAGCAGCTGCTGCAGGAGGTCTGGGGTCCCGCCTACGGCACGGAGAGCAACTACCTGCGGGTCTACATGGCGCAGCTGCGGCGGAAGCTGGAGGCCGACCCGGCAAGGCCCCGGCACTTCATCACCGAACCCGGCATGGGCTACCGCTTCGAGGCGTGA
- a CDS encoding sensor histidine kinase KdpD translates to MARGTLRIYLGAAPGVGKTYAMLSEAHRRVERGTDLVIGYVEHHTRPRTEVMMHGLEEIARREHDYRGTAFSEMDVDAVLRRAPEVALVDELAHTNVPGSRNAKRWQDVEELLQAGIDVVSNVNIQHLESLGDVVESITGVRQRETVPDEVVRRADQIELVDMSPQSLRRRMAHGNIYAPDKVDAALSNYFRPGNLTALRELALLWTADRVDEYLKEYRAEHRISAAWQARERIVVGLTGGPEGRTLIRRAARMAAKGSGSEILAVHIVRSEGPVSGSAKELAVQRTLVEDLGGSFHHVIGDEVPDALLDFARGADATQIVLGSSRRKTWQYAFGPGVGSTVAREAGDIDVHIVSHEHVAKGRGLPAARGATLGRSRVVAGWLTGVAGPVLLAVVLTQWHPGMGQATDMLLFLTLTVAAALVGGLLPALASAVVGSLLLNYYFTRPTHSFTIAQPENIIAIVIFVLVGAAVASVVDLAARRTQQAARLRAEAEILSHLAGSVLRGESSLDALLERVRETFGMDSVVLLEREGEHGAWKCAAAVGGLPCVRPEDADVEVAVNDRLSLALLGRVLPASDRRVLSAFAAQAAVVLDRKRLADEAGRARELAEGNRIRTALLAAVSHDLRTPLAGIKASVSSLRSADVAWSAEDEAELLAGIEDGADRLDHLVGNLLDMSRLQTGTVNPLIRELDLDEVVPMALGGVPEPSVTLDIPETLPMVAVDPGLLERSVANVVENAVKYSPPGATVLVAASALGDRVEVRVADRGPGVPDSAKEQIFEPFQRYGDAPRGTGVGLGLAVARGFAEAMGGTLVAEDTPGGGLTMVLTVRAAAGGRPARPDLPATATT, encoded by the coding sequence ATGGCACGCGGCACGTTGCGGATCTACCTGGGGGCCGCCCCCGGCGTGGGCAAGACCTACGCCATGCTCTCCGAGGCCCATCGGCGCGTCGAGCGTGGCACCGACCTGGTCATCGGCTATGTCGAGCACCACACACGGCCGCGCACCGAGGTGATGATGCACGGCCTGGAGGAGATCGCCCGCCGCGAGCACGACTACCGCGGCACCGCCTTCAGCGAGATGGACGTCGACGCGGTGCTGCGCCGGGCGCCGGAAGTGGCGCTGGTCGACGAGCTGGCCCACACCAATGTGCCGGGCTCGCGCAACGCCAAGCGCTGGCAGGACGTCGAGGAACTGCTCCAGGCCGGCATCGACGTGGTGTCCAACGTCAACATCCAGCACCTGGAGTCGCTCGGCGACGTCGTCGAGTCCATCACCGGGGTCCGGCAGCGCGAGACCGTGCCCGACGAGGTGGTCAGGCGCGCCGACCAGATAGAGCTGGTCGACATGTCGCCCCAGTCGCTGCGCCGCCGGATGGCGCACGGCAACATCTACGCCCCCGACAAGGTCGACGCGGCCCTGTCCAACTACTTCCGGCCGGGCAATCTGACCGCGCTGCGCGAGCTGGCGCTGCTGTGGACCGCGGACCGGGTGGACGAATACCTCAAGGAATACCGCGCCGAGCACCGGATATCCGCCGCCTGGCAGGCCCGCGAGCGGATCGTCGTCGGCCTGACCGGCGGACCCGAGGGCCGCACCCTGATCCGGCGGGCGGCCCGGATGGCGGCCAAGGGCTCGGGCAGCGAGATCCTGGCGGTGCACATCGTGCGCAGCGAGGGCCCGGTGTCGGGGTCGGCCAAGGAACTGGCCGTCCAGCGCACCCTGGTCGAGGACCTCGGCGGCTCCTTCCACCACGTCATCGGCGACGAGGTGCCCGACGCGCTGCTGGACTTCGCCCGGGGGGCCGACGCCACCCAGATCGTGCTCGGCAGCAGCCGCCGCAAGACCTGGCAGTACGCCTTCGGCCCCGGTGTCGGCAGCACCGTCGCCCGCGAGGCCGGCGACATCGACGTGCACATCGTCAGCCACGAACACGTCGCCAAGGGCCGCGGCCTGCCCGCCGCCCGCGGCGCCACCCTGGGCCGCTCCCGGGTCGTGGCGGGCTGGCTGACCGGTGTGGCGGGGCCGGTGCTGCTCGCGGTGGTGCTCACCCAGTGGCACCCCGGCATGGGCCAGGCCACCGACATGCTGCTCTTCCTGACCCTCACCGTGGCCGCGGCACTGGTCGGCGGCCTGCTGCCCGCGCTGGCGTCCGCGGTGGTCGGCTCGCTGCTGCTGAACTACTACTTCACCCGGCCCACCCACTCCTTCACCATCGCCCAGCCGGAGAACATCATCGCGATCGTGATCTTCGTGCTGGTCGGCGCGGCCGTCGCCTCCGTGGTCGACCTCGCAGCCCGGCGCACCCAGCAGGCCGCCCGGCTGCGGGCCGAGGCGGAGATCCTCTCCCACCTGGCCGGCAGTGTGCTGCGCGGCGAGAGCTCGCTCGACGCGCTGCTGGAAAGGGTCAGGGAGACCTTCGGGATGGACTCGGTGGTACTGCTGGAGCGGGAGGGCGAGCACGGCGCCTGGAAGTGCGCCGCGGCCGTCGGCGGCCTGCCCTGCGTACGCCCCGAGGACGCCGACGTGGAGGTGGCCGTCAACGACCGGCTCTCGCTGGCGCTGCTCGGCCGGGTGCTGCCCGCCTCCGACCGCCGGGTGCTGTCGGCCTTCGCCGCGCAGGCCGCGGTCGTGCTGGACCGCAAGCGGCTCGCCGACGAGGCCGGCCGGGCGCGGGAGCTGGCCGAGGGCAACCGGATACGCACCGCGCTGCTCGCCGCCGTGTCGCACGACCTGCGCACCCCGCTGGCCGGCATCAAGGCGTCGGTGTCCTCGCTGCGGTCCGCCGACGTCGCCTGGTCAGCGGAGGACGAGGCGGAGCTGCTGGCCGGCATCGAGGACGGCGCCGACCGGCTCGACCACCTGGTGGGCAATCTGCTGGACATGTCGCGGCTGCAGACCGGCACCGTCAACCCGCTGATCCGCGAACTGGACCTCGACGAGGTGGTGCCGATGGCCCTGGGCGGCGTCCCCGAGCCGAGTGTGACCCTGGACATCCCCGAGACGCTGCCGATGGTCGCCGTGGACCCCGGCCTGCTGGAGCGCAGCGTCGCCAACGTGGTGGAGAACGCCGTCAAGTACAGCCCGCCCGGCGCGACCGTCCTGGTGGCCGCCAGCGCCCTCGGCGACCGTGTCGAGGTCCGGGTGGCCGACCGCGGCCCCGGCGTACCGGACAGCGCCAAGGAGCAGATCTTCGAGCCCTTCCAGCGGTACGGCGACGCGCCGCGCGGCACCGGCGTGGGCCTCGGCCTCGCGGTCGCCCGCGGCTTCGCCGAGGCCATGGGCGGCACCCTGGTCGCCGAGGACACCCCGGGCGGCGGCCTGACCATGGTGCTCACTGTGCGGGCCGCGGCCGGCGGCCGGCCCGCCCGCCCCGATCTTCCCGCGACGGCGACCACATGA
- a CDS encoding ABC transporter ATP-binding protein: MTERSATAVATEHTTGEMVVVEDLRRTYGSGDTAVHALRGVSFSVPRGELVALKGRSGSGKTTVLNLVGGLDSPDGGRIALDGTDLAGLGDDDLLALRRDRIGFVFQSFGLIPILTAAENVGVPMRLRKTPPREREERVALLLALVGLADHAAQRPGELSGGQQQRVAIARALANRPDLIIADEPTGQLDADTGLAVMELLRAVVRSEGVTALVATHDNQLLALADRVLELRDGRIVSDA, translated from the coding sequence ATGACCGAGCGGTCCGCCACGGCTGTGGCGACGGAACACACGACCGGCGAGATGGTGGTGGTCGAGGACCTGCGCCGTACCTACGGCAGCGGCGACACCGCCGTGCACGCGCTGCGCGGGGTGTCGTTCTCGGTGCCGCGCGGCGAACTGGTCGCCCTCAAGGGCCGCTCGGGCTCGGGCAAGACCACCGTGCTGAACTTGGTCGGCGGCCTGGACAGCCCCGACGGCGGCCGGATAGCCCTGGACGGCACCGACCTGGCGGGGCTCGGTGACGACGACCTGCTGGCGCTGCGCAGGGACCGGATCGGCTTCGTCTTCCAGTCCTTCGGCCTGATCCCCATCCTCACCGCGGCCGAGAACGTCGGGGTGCCGATGCGGCTGCGCAAGACGCCGCCGCGCGAGCGTGAGGAACGGGTGGCGCTGCTGCTCGCCCTGGTCGGCCTGGCCGACCATGCCGCCCAGCGCCCGGGCGAGCTGTCCGGCGGCCAGCAGCAGCGGGTCGCCATCGCCCGCGCGCTGGCCAACCGGCCCGACCTGATCATCGCCGACGAGCCCACAGGACAGCTCGACGCCGACACCGGACTCGCCGTGATGGAACTGCTGCGGGCGGTGGTCCGCAGCGAGGGAGTGACGGCGCTGGTCGCCACCCACGACAACCAGCTGCTCGCCCTGGCCGACCGGGTGCTCGAACTGCGCGACGGCCGGATCGTCTCCGACGCCTGA
- a CDS encoding ABC transporter ATP-binding protein yields the protein MTDLAALQARALARSAPEPDEGLIVCDNLVRVYRTEGVEVQALQGLDLTVEAGEVLAVVGASGSGKSTLLGILSGLDLPTAGRARVAHHDLLAMKRRERLDYRRSTVGFVWQQTGRNLLPYLTALENVTLPMGYARIPRAQRAGRAMELLDLLGIADCRDRRPGELSGGQQQRVAIAVAGANTPRVLFADEPTGELDTAGGEEVFAALRRTNAELGVTVLIVTHDPAVSEQVRRTVRIRDGRTATEVLRPSAGGAGAEAGGAEEYAVLDRVGRLQLPREYTERYGLHRRVRLTAEPGHIGVWPDRAAGQDAAAGPGAQDPGEGEGEDE from the coding sequence ATGACCGACCTCGCCGCCCTGCAGGCCCGCGCCCTGGCGAGGTCCGCTCCCGAGCCCGACGAGGGCCTGATCGTCTGCGACAACCTGGTGCGGGTCTACCGCACCGAGGGCGTCGAGGTGCAGGCGCTGCAAGGCCTGGACCTGACCGTGGAGGCCGGCGAGGTGCTGGCCGTCGTCGGTGCCTCGGGATCCGGCAAATCCACCTTGCTCGGCATCCTGTCCGGCCTCGACCTGCCGACCGCGGGCCGGGCCAGGGTCGCCCACCACGACCTGCTCGCGATGAAGCGCCGCGAGCGGCTGGACTACCGGCGCAGCACGGTCGGCTTCGTCTGGCAGCAGACCGGGCGCAATCTGCTGCCGTATCTGACGGCGCTGGAGAATGTGACGCTGCCGATGGGTTACGCCCGTATCCCGCGCGCCCAGCGCGCCGGGCGGGCCATGGAGCTGCTCGACCTGCTCGGCATCGCCGACTGCCGCGACCGCCGCCCCGGCGAGCTGTCCGGCGGCCAGCAGCAGCGCGTCGCCATCGCGGTGGCGGGCGCCAACACCCCCCGGGTGCTCTTCGCCGACGAGCCCACCGGCGAACTCGACACCGCCGGCGGCGAGGAGGTCTTCGCCGCCCTTCGCCGTACCAACGCCGAACTCGGCGTCACCGTCCTGATCGTTACCCACGACCCCGCGGTCTCGGAACAGGTCAGGCGTACGGTACGGATACGCGACGGCCGCACCGCGACCGAAGTGCTGCGCCCGTCCGCGGGCGGGGCGGGCGCGGAGGCGGGCGGCGCGGAGGAATACGCCGTGCTCGACCGGGTCGGCCGGCTCCAGCTGCCGCGGGAGTACACCGAGCGGTACGGGCTGCACCGCCGGGTCCGGCTGACCGCGGAGCCCGGCCACATCGGGGTGTGGCCCGACCGCGCCGCCGGGCAGGACGCGGCGGCCGGGCCGGGCGCGCAGGACCCCGGCGAGGGGGAGGGGGAGGACGAGTGA
- a CDS encoding FtsX-like permease family protein yields the protein MTTKDGARGRAPRQWRLRPGSGVRDPALRREARAELPLLACLTAVVALLALITAAGPPLLDRWAGDALRARFATARQTDAVIRHSVSLHRDETEPPPDPSTARVGRDLAQATAGLLASARPPLSSLLVHDSTRVEVPVLSSSTGAGRLELGLLYADDAPAASAYAQGVPPGPPDLTSPIPVAFSTAARDALHLTVGQRFHLSPAVGSFDTDAVVSGFFTPPADATTPLWHEEALLARPARTDGLWRSQAVMNAASIDALQQSTRGQGRDVVVQWRSSIRLTADQATRFATDNGLRQLQNAADSYTAAVGKDYCPPPDDLMAAACRIGRHTTTDLATTDDLPDLVAPFARARGQARTLESFALAGLIAVGLATVVVTARLAVHRRAAAQALQRARGASATDLALVRLVQTAPAALLGVALGIGAARQAAPPGGGLGGLAPALAVAALAWLTLPALTLAAARDRGSRTGRPPAVRRPVVEAAVLLLAAAGVLMLRAHGAGSGGLDVQLAVVPALLGAATVVLLVRIYPLPLRLLSRAAGARRGAVPLIALSRAAREAPGHALALLVLVTTLSTAVFGGLVARTVADGSRTAAVWSAGADAVVIGAGKDGTAEKSLTDVAGVRRATVVRSVVNQLTSDSDGARYSTTRVAGVDADVLGSAAPGSAAARALKAAGLAGRPAPAPVKGRWVLPALATGDFAGGRIGDTYATTLRNGTVAFRIVGALPEDTRRDPALGPLLSVYQHDAGRGESKDSATAVAADSPLLLVDSAELTMLGVTEFFDSAVLLYGPHLDAASLRAAGPRITGAAGEVRIKAAELALASHDGLLRGVRRAYAATAVLAVLFALVALVLELLLSSRDRGRTASRLRTLGLPTRGIAAMNVLELLPMALAAVAGGVALGLVLPGILGPTLTLREFTGGPAAPALHTDYVLTAGLGLGLAALIAAAVAAETWAGRRRGLGAVLRLGDAV from the coding sequence ATGACCACCAAGGACGGCGCTCGCGGGCGGGCCCCCCGACAGTGGCGGCTGCGGCCGGGCTCCGGGGTGCGCGACCCGGCGCTGCGCCGCGAGGCCCGCGCTGAACTGCCGCTGCTGGCCTGCCTGACCGCGGTGGTCGCGCTGCTCGCGCTGATCACCGCCGCCGGGCCGCCGCTGCTCGACCGCTGGGCGGGCGACGCGCTGCGCGCCCGTTTCGCCACCGCCCGGCAGACCGACGCCGTGATCCGGCACAGCGTCAGCCTGCACCGCGACGAGACGGAACCGCCGCCCGACCCGTCCACCGCGAGGGTCGGCCGCGACCTCGCCCAGGCCACCGCGGGGCTGCTCGCGTCCGCCAGGCCGCCGCTGTCCTCGCTCCTCGTGCACGACTCCACCCGGGTCGAGGTGCCGGTGCTCAGCAGCAGCACCGGCGCGGGCCGCCTGGAGCTGGGCCTGCTCTACGCCGACGACGCGCCCGCCGCCTCGGCGTATGCGCAGGGCGTCCCGCCGGGCCCGCCGGACCTGACCTCGCCGATCCCGGTGGCCTTCTCCACCGCGGCCCGCGACGCCCTGCACCTGACCGTCGGGCAGCGCTTCCACCTCTCGCCCGCGGTCGGCAGCTTCGACACCGACGCCGTGGTGAGCGGCTTCTTCACCCCGCCCGCCGACGCCACCACCCCGCTGTGGCACGAGGAGGCCCTGCTGGCACGGCCCGCGCGGACCGACGGGCTGTGGCGGTCGCAGGCGGTGATGAACGCGGCGTCGATCGACGCGCTCCAGCAGAGCACCCGCGGCCAAGGCCGCGATGTGGTCGTGCAGTGGCGCAGCTCGATCCGGCTGACCGCCGACCAGGCGACCCGCTTCGCCACCGACAACGGGCTGCGGCAGTTGCAGAACGCCGCCGACAGCTACACGGCCGCCGTGGGCAAGGACTACTGCCCCCCGCCGGACGACCTGATGGCCGCGGCCTGCCGGATCGGCCGGCACACCACCACCGACCTGGCCACCACCGACGACCTCCCCGACCTGGTCGCACCCTTCGCCCGTGCCCGCGGACAGGCCCGCACCCTGGAGTCGTTCGCCCTCGCGGGCCTGATCGCGGTGGGCCTGGCCACCGTCGTCGTCACCGCCCGCCTCGCCGTCCACCGCAGGGCCGCCGCCCAGGCGCTGCAACGCGCGCGCGGCGCCTCCGCGACCGACCTGGCGCTGGTACGGCTGGTGCAGACCGCGCCCGCCGCGCTGCTCGGGGTGGCGCTGGGGATCGGCGCGGCCAGGCAGGCCGCGCCACCGGGCGGCGGACTCGGCGGCCTGGCCCCCGCGCTGGCCGTCGCCGCCCTCGCCTGGCTCACCCTGCCGGCGCTCACCCTGGCAGCGGCCAGGGACCGCGGCAGCCGTACGGGCCGCCCGCCGGCCGTCCGCAGGCCCGTCGTGGAGGCGGCCGTGCTGCTGCTCGCCGCGGCCGGTGTGCTGATGCTGCGTGCGCACGGCGCCGGCTCCGGCGGTCTCGACGTGCAGCTGGCGGTGGTGCCCGCGCTGCTCGGCGCCGCCACCGTGGTGCTGCTGGTCCGGATCTACCCGCTGCCGCTGCGGCTGCTGTCCCGCGCCGCGGGCGCCCGCCGCGGCGCCGTGCCGCTGATCGCGCTGTCCCGCGCCGCCCGCGAGGCGCCCGGCCACGCGCTCGCCCTGCTGGTGCTGGTCACCACGCTGTCCACCGCCGTCTTCGGCGGCCTGGTGGCCCGTACGGTCGCCGACGGCAGCAGGACCGCGGCCGTGTGGAGCGCGGGCGCCGACGCCGTGGTGATCGGGGCGGGCAAGGACGGCACCGCGGAGAAGTCCCTGACCGACGTCGCGGGCGTGCGGCGGGCCACCGTCGTACGCAGCGTGGTCAACCAGCTCACCAGCGACAGCGACGGCGCCCGCTACAGCACCACCCGCGTGGCCGGCGTCGACGCCGACGTGCTCGGATCCGCCGCCCCCGGATCCGCCGCCGCCCGCGCCCTGAAGGCGGCCGGCCTCGCGGGCCGCCCGGCGCCCGCGCCGGTCAAGGGGCGTTGGGTCCTGCCCGCGCTGGCCACCGGCGACTTCGCCGGCGGCCGGATCGGCGACACCTATGCCACGACCCTGCGCAACGGCACCGTCGCCTTCCGGATCGTCGGCGCCCTGCCGGAGGACACCCGGCGCGACCCTGCGCTCGGCCCGCTGCTCAGCGTCTACCAGCACGACGCGGGGCGCGGCGAGAGCAAGGACAGCGCGACCGCCGTCGCCGCCGACAGCCCGCTGCTGCTGGTGGACTCCGCCGAGCTGACGATGCTCGGCGTCACCGAATTCTTCGACTCAGCCGTCCTGCTCTACGGCCCCCACCTGGACGCCGCCTCGCTGCGGGCGGCGGGACCGCGGATCACCGGGGCCGCGGGCGAGGTCAGGATCAAGGCCGCGGAGCTGGCCCTGGCCTCGCACGACGGCCTGCTGCGCGGCGTCCGGCGCGCCTACGCCGCCACCGCGGTGCTCGCCGTGCTCTTCGCGCTGGTCGCGCTGGTGCTCGAACTGCTGCTGTCGTCCAGGGACCGCGGGCGCACCGCCTCCCGGCTGCGCACCCTGGGCCTGCCGACCCGCGGCATCGCGGCGATGAACGTCCTGGAGCTGCTGCCGATGGCGCTGGCCGCCGTCGCGGGCGGCGTCGCGCTGGGCCTGGTGCTGCCCGGCATCCTCGGCCCCACCCTGACGCTGCGGGAATTCACCGGCGGACCTGCCGCGCCCGCCCTGCACACCGACTACGTGCTGACCGCGGGGCTCGGCCTGGGGCTGGCCGCCCTGATCGCCGCGGCCGTCGCCGCCGAGACCTGGGCGGGCCGCCGCCGCGGGCTCGGCGCCGTCCTGCGGCTGGGAGACGCCGTATGA